A window of Oikeobacillus pervagus genomic DNA:
TGGTGGATCAGTGAGATGGCCAAACGGGTTGCATCCGAATGTCTGCAGCTTCATGGAGGCTATGGATATATGGAAGAATATGAGATTGCTAGACGTTATCGAGATATTCCAGTTGCCAGCATTTATGCAGGTTCAACAGAAATTATGAAAAATATTATTGCCAAACAACTAGAACTATAACCTAAATAGGAAGTGCTAACGATGAAATTATCAGAAAAGAAATTATTAAAGAAAAAAGAGGAAATTATTTTATCTGCGATTAAAATCGTCAATCGCAAAGGCTATCAAGGTGCGACGATGGAAGAAATCGCCGCAGAACTGTTAATGACGAAAGGATCATTATATTACTATTTTAAAAACAAAGAAGATTTGATTTTTCAATGTCACCAACTTGTGCTGTCAAACGCGATGGAGGAGTTTCAAGCCCAACTTGAGGAACCGACTTCATATGAAGAACGATTGAGAAAAATGATTCAGATTCATATTGAGTATGCAATTGAAGAAAAAGAAACGTTTAATATGATTATAAAACCAGATGAAACGTTTTCGACTGATCGTTTAGATCCGTTATTAAAAATCCGACAAGACTATGCTCGTTATTTTGACGAAGTGATTCAAGGTGGAATCGAAGCGAATGAATTTACGATTCGCGAACCAAAGATTGCTCGAATGATTTTACTCGGAGCGATGAACTGGATTCAACAATGGTACAGACCTGAAGGTGGCATGACGAAAGAGGATATTCAAAAAATTTATGCGGAGTATTTATTAAAAATCGTAAAATAACAAATTCAGATAAGTAGAGGGGTTGTAAAAAAATGTTTGTTTTTGAACAATTAGCAGAGCATGCCAAAGCACAACCTGAAAAAATCATCACAACTTATCAAGATCGAAAAATGACGTATAGGGAATTTTATCAAAAGGCAAAAAACTTGGCGGGCTATTTTCAATCAAGGGGATATCAAAAAGAAGATATTATCGCGTTATACTTACCGAACTCTGATTATTTTCTAATTTGTTATTATGCTTGCCAGTTGGGTGGCTTTTCGATCATGCCAGTCAATACGAAATTAACTTACCGGGAAGTTGAATATATTTTTACCCATTCGGAAGCGAAAGCGCTTATCTATGATCGGCAATATCAAGATGTGTTAAACCATCTCGATCATTGCATGAGCCAATTTAAAGATCAATTGGTTGTAGGGGGAGAAGAGACGCTAAAAGCCGTCCTTTGTGACGACTCGATTCCATTTGAGCAGCCGGTCATAAATCATGATGATACAGCGGTTGTTTTTTACACATCTGGGACGACGGGGATGCCAAAAGGAGTGATGCTTTCCGCTAGCAATGTTCGGGCTGCAGCGCGAATGTGGTCGGAA
This region includes:
- a CDS encoding TetR/AcrR family transcriptional regulator — translated: MKLSEKKLLKKKEEIILSAIKIVNRKGYQGATMEEIAAELLMTKGSLYYYFKNKEDLIFQCHQLVLSNAMEEFQAQLEEPTSYEERLRKMIQIHIEYAIEEKETFNMIIKPDETFSTDRLDPLLKIRQDYARYFDEVIQGGIEANEFTIREPKIARMILLGAMNWIQQWYRPEGGMTKEDIQKIYAEYLLKIVK